One Paracholeplasma morum genomic window, AGACCAAAAGAGCAAATCGAACTTTGTGTCGGTGGCGTCTGTTTTTTAGCAGAAATTGTTAGCATCGATAAAGATATGGTAGAGGTCCAATATCTAAAAGAATTAGCCTCTGTGCCAAACCATGTAAAGATAACTCTCATACAAGGTCTTGGAAAACAAGATAAACAAGAAATTGTATCCAAATACGCAACTGAATTTGGGGTATCAGAGATAATCTTTGTACCCATGAAAAGAAGCATCGTTTCTTATGATAGTAGTTCTATTGACAAAAAAATGGACCGTTTTCTAAAAATAGCTTATGAAGCTTCAAGGTTATCGCACAGAGATGCCGTTCCACAGATATCCTATAAGGAGTCACTTGA contains:
- a CDS encoding RsmE family RNA methyltransferase; the protein is MQRYFITEKTNELKGETAFHIGKVMRMRPKEQIELCVGGVCFLAEIVSIDKDMVEVQYLKELASVPNHVKITLIQGLGKQDKQEIVSKYATEFGVSEIIFVPMKRSIVSYDSSSIDKKMDRFLKIAYEASRLSHRDAVPQISYKESLDKLEYRFDHLWVAYENDKDVSFLDCVKNIQKGDSVAILVGPEGGIDEKELAFLASKGFQRVGLGKRILQTEIACLYALSVIDAHLESQSN